The following coding sequences lie in one Leptospira selangorensis genomic window:
- the epmA gene encoding EF-P lysine aminoacylase EpmA, with amino-acid sequence MKLNNLEILSFRSRFLHATRTFFYEKGFLEVDTPSLKKIPGMEPYLDPFMVGSPSGAEKGYLITSPEYSLKQALSLGAEKVYEIAHTFRSGEKGSSYHTAEFLMLEFYQTGIDLHQAMDLLEELIRWISNKLSLPLLEKSFQRKSVKELLSNWANIDWDRSSLEQKIAELSLTNLPLNSMEYEDCFFLIFLNLLEPNFATEFQFIYDYPPEMAALSRIENGAAKRFELYFGKIELANAFYELLDPIEQRARFEKEQALRRKLGKEVFPVHEEFLQALERGIPECSGISIGLDRLLMVLLGRNSLSEVSPYWREI; translated from the coding sequence ATGAAGCTGAATAACTTAGAGATATTGTCATTTCGATCCAGATTTTTACATGCTACGAGAACTTTTTTTTATGAAAAAGGATTCCTCGAGGTTGATACTCCATCGTTGAAAAAAATCCCAGGGATGGAGCCGTATTTGGATCCATTTATGGTAGGATCTCCTTCGGGGGCAGAGAAAGGATATCTGATTACTTCTCCTGAATATTCTCTCAAGCAGGCTTTATCTTTAGGTGCAGAAAAGGTATACGAGATTGCACATACGTTTCGTTCAGGGGAGAAGGGGAGTTCCTACCATACTGCCGAGTTCCTTATGCTGGAATTTTACCAAACTGGTATCGATTTGCACCAGGCAATGGATCTTCTTGAAGAATTGATTCGATGGATTTCCAATAAGCTTAGCCTTCCGCTTCTGGAAAAATCATTTCAGAGAAAATCTGTGAAGGAACTCCTCTCCAATTGGGCAAACATAGATTGGGATAGAAGCTCCTTAGAACAAAAGATCGCAGAACTATCTCTCACAAATCTCCCATTGAATTCCATGGAATATGAGGACTGCTTTTTTTTAATATTCTTAAACTTGTTAGAGCCAAACTTCGCTACGGAATTTCAATTCATCTATGATTACCCTCCAGAAATGGCGGCTCTTTCTCGAATTGAAAACGGAGCAGCAAAAAGGTTCGAATTGTATTTTGGAAAAATAGAATTAGCTAACGCATTTTACGAACTTTTGGACCCGATAGAACAGAGAGCTCGTTTTGAAAAAGAGCAAGCATTGAGAAGAAAGTTAGGGAAGGAAGTTTTTCCAGTTCACGAGGAGTTCCTTCAAGCATTAGAAAGAGGCATTCCAGAATGTTCTGGAATTTCGATCGGATTGGATCGTCTTCTAATGGTACTTTTGGGAAGGAACTCCCTCTCAGAAGTTAGCCCATATTGGCGAGAAATTTGA
- a CDS encoding STAS domain protein: MEYSRKYSYFEIRKKAKAVEIEPLLSEINDQVLGELNSVLAMAFYETNRHVKLEISKFETLPFPVIEKLIKYALDLREKNRVLILSKPRPPIRKYIKTFSLEELILIL, from the coding sequence GTGGAGTATAGTCGAAAATACAGTTACTTTGAAATAAGAAAAAAGGCCAAGGCTGTAGAAATTGAACCTCTTCTTTCTGAAATAAACGATCAAGTCTTGGGAGAATTAAACTCTGTTTTAGCGATGGCCTTCTATGAAACAAATCGGCATGTAAAATTGGAAATATCGAAATTCGAGACTTTGCCATTCCCAGTAATAGAAAAATTAATCAAATATGCCTTGGATCTGCGTGAAAAGAACCGAGTGTTAATTCTTTCCAAACCGAGACCTCCGATCCGAAAATACATTAAAACCTTCTCTTTAGAAGAATTAATTCTGATCCTCTGA
- a CDS encoding DUF4279 domain-containing protein codes for MKYGNPSFPRSWALIAVSEPGLDVHEVTRTLGIRPDLSVNKGVPAISGKSVTSSLWQIHSKRDASAPLEDHIQELLEKIAPRRKEFQSFCEKHNVVLYCSIEFNNGSLEETALSARTLLLLGNLGLKLSFHAWNVPERRRRSEDQN; via the coding sequence ATGAAATACGGCAATCCTTCCTTTCCTCGGAGTTGGGCTCTTATTGCAGTTTCGGAGCCTGGATTGGATGTTCACGAAGTAACCAGGACTCTTGGAATTCGACCTGACTTATCGGTGAATAAAGGAGTTCCTGCCATCTCTGGAAAATCGGTTACTTCTTCTTTATGGCAAATTCACTCGAAAAGAGACGCGAGTGCCCCGTTAGAAGATCATATTCAAGAATTATTGGAGAAAATAGCCCCCCGTCGCAAAGAATTCCAAAGTTTTTGCGAAAAACATAATGTCGTACTTTATTGTTCTATTGAATTCAATAATGGTAGTTTAGAAGAAACTGCGCTAAGCGCTAGAACTCTTTTGTTACTTGGAAATCTTGGACTAAAATTGTCCTTTCACGCATGGAATGTTCCGGAAAGAAGGAGAAGGTCAGAGGATCAGAATTAA
- a CDS encoding response regulator transcription factor has product MKNILVIEDDPDIGNLIRKSLDSAHYRTTIQTSGEEGLKYYKANHPDLLILDLSLPDIDGMDVCRTVRRSDENTPIFIVTARNEEIDRIMGLELGADDYITKPFSVRELKTRVDVFFRRWDKKAGIKPNIGSGGEIIRGSLKIDPVRRRVTLKDQVINISRKEFDILQLMATSPGKVFSREMILEAVWGMEWDGFERMIDSHIKRIRSKLEKNSAQPEWIETIWGIGYRFTDNYEGIVIID; this is encoded by the coding sequence ATGAAGAATATTCTGGTAATTGAAGATGATCCGGACATCGGGAATTTAATACGAAAGTCATTGGATTCAGCTCATTACCGAACCACAATTCAAACTTCTGGCGAAGAGGGCCTTAAATACTATAAGGCAAACCACCCCGACCTCTTAATTTTAGATCTTTCCTTACCGGATATTGACGGAATGGATGTATGTCGAACAGTCCGAAGATCTGACGAGAATACACCGATTTTTATCGTTACCGCTCGAAATGAAGAAATAGATCGAATCATGGGCCTCGAGTTAGGTGCAGATGATTATATCACAAAGCCTTTCTCCGTTAGAGAATTGAAAACCAGAGTAGATGTGTTCTTCCGCAGATGGGATAAAAAAGCGGGTATTAAACCAAACATAGGAAGCGGTGGAGAAATTATCAGAGGATCTTTAAAAATCGATCCAGTTCGACGCAGGGTCACTTTGAAAGATCAGGTAATCAATATTTCTCGGAAAGAATTTGATATTCTACAGCTAATGGCAACTTCTCCTGGAAAAGTATTCTCAAGAGAAATGATCTTAGAAGCGGTTTGGGGAATGGAATGGGATGGATTTGAAAGAATGATCGACTCCCATATCAAGAGAATTCGCTCAAAGTTGGAAAAGAATTCAGCTCAACCTGAGTGGATTGAAACAATTTGGGGGATTGGTTATAGATTTACTGATAATTACGAGGGGATTGTAATTATAGATTAA
- a CDS encoding DUF1564 family protein: MEKIKPTYHRSFSQNIALGNIIKKKRNVSTLLIPPHLAKYVHKHGINNLLRKTLSNRRRSFHSNKRINSESIYTKYQNTIGKSKENRYIKFNFRPRSEDWTQLRSLAISHGISMCYLFVLLLEEYKSEGFSNSEKIIWQVKAAIHANFDSKIFFRELWILEYQLSKSDFKTKRKSPHGPKIA, encoded by the coding sequence ATGGAAAAAATAAAACCCACCTACCACCGCTCCTTCTCCCAAAACATAGCTTTAGGAAATATAATTAAGAAAAAACGTAATGTCTCTACCCTTCTTATTCCCCCGCACTTGGCAAAATATGTTCATAAACACGGCATCAACAACCTACTAAGAAAGACTCTCTCAAACCGGCGAAGAAGTTTTCATTCAAATAAACGTATTAATTCTGAATCAATATACACGAAATATCAAAACACTATAGGAAAATCGAAGGAGAATAGATATATAAAGTTCAACTTCAGACCAAGATCAGAAGATTGGACTCAACTTAGAAGTCTTGCCATTAGTCACGGAATTTCAATGTGTTATTTATTTGTGTTATTATTGGAAGAATATAAATCCGAAGGCTTTTCAAATTCAGAAAAAATAATTTGGCAGGTAAAAGCAGCAATACATGCAAATTTTGATTCAAAGATCTTCTTTCGAGAACTATGGATCTTAGAATACCAACTATCTAAATCTGACTTTAAAACGAAAAGAAAAAGTCCTCATGGACCAAAAATCGCCTAA
- a CDS encoding 4a-hydroxytetrahydrobiopterin dehydratase, whose amino-acid sequence MGNSPVPLSIEQIRKELPATWEVLTIDVVPKIARVYKLSQYLDGIKVITVLANLANEMDHHPEILFSYSSVRVELYTHSLKGLSSFDLQFAISAENLFSNL is encoded by the coding sequence ATGGGCAATTCTCCGGTTCCGCTTTCAATCGAGCAAATTAGGAAGGAACTCCCAGCCACTTGGGAAGTGCTAACTATAGACGTAGTTCCAAAAATTGCTAGAGTATATAAATTATCTCAATACCTAGATGGAATAAAAGTAATAACTGTTTTAGCAAACCTGGCTAATGAAATGGATCACCACCCGGAAATCCTTTTTTCGTATAGTTCTGTGAGAGTGGAACTATATACCCATAGTCTAAAGGGATTGTCCAGCTTTGATTTGCAATTTGCTATTTCTGCCGAAAATCTCTTTAGTAATCTCTAA
- a CDS encoding DUF883 family protein, producing MSKGDNLSEELQILKDKAKKITGKAREEYLEHVSDLKEKLKQVTGETSEKAKQIIDQTGIYIKENPQKATLIGLGVGVGIGVIIGMLIGRRK from the coding sequence ATGTCTAAAGGTGATAATCTAAGCGAAGAACTCCAAATTTTAAAAGATAAGGCCAAGAAAATTACAGGTAAGGCCCGGGAGGAATACTTGGAACACGTATCTGATCTAAAGGAAAAATTAAAACAAGTTACTGGTGAAACCAGCGAAAAGGCCAAACAAATCATCGATCAAACAGGAATTTATATCAAGGAAAATCCGCAAAAAGCAACTTTGATCGGACTAGGAGTCGGAGTCGGGATAGGCGTGATAATAGGAATGCTTATCGGTCGTAGAAAATAA
- a CDS encoding LBF_4227 family protein, translating into MAAKRTDSEEIPYGNNEKQDGTSSSSFELKEHLLAFINSIAEYFETLLLYAKKIATEKIVLGIQAYIFFRIALFFISLSVIFFLAAFFLYLQRQFAGDPLPAALGTGGLCFFISLIGVFALARKLKA; encoded by the coding sequence TTGGCCGCTAAAAGAACGGATTCAGAAGAAATTCCTTACGGAAATAACGAGAAGCAGGATGGAACTTCGTCTTCAAGTTTCGAGCTGAAGGAACACCTGCTCGCTTTCATCAATTCAATCGCAGAGTATTTCGAAACTCTTCTTCTATACGCAAAGAAAATCGCAACGGAAAAGATTGTACTAGGCATCCAGGCATATATATTCTTCCGAATTGCTCTTTTCTTCATTAGTTTAAGTGTAATATTCTTTCTCGCCGCCTTTTTCCTCTATTTGCAGAGGCAATTTGCGGGCGATCCGCTACCTGCGGCCTTAGGAACTGGTGGTCTTTGCTTCTTCATTTCTCTAATAGGCGTTTTCGCTCTTGCTCGAAAACTTAAAGCGTAA